One segment of Streptosporangium brasiliense DNA contains the following:
- a CDS encoding thiolase domain-containing protein, giving the protein MREVAVVAFAQTRHSATDEGQSEPELILPSLEEVRRKTGLRKYGFTCSGSCDYLAGAPFSFVSALDALGAWPPISESHVEMDAAWALYEAWVRLQHGDVDSALVYGFGKSSQGDLREIMTLQLDPYYLAPLGLDQVSYAALQASAVKADRARLDEIVRRSRADGRANPHALDLPDPAGEDFEVEPLRPYDIAPVTDGAAAVVLAAGDLARELCENPAWITGIAHRIEPHYLGMRDLARSASAAEAARAAGVGKGHVDVAEIHTQFSHEELILRQALELGEDTLVNPSGGPLAANPVMATGLIRIGEAAQRILDGGAARTVGHAAGGPCLQHNLVTVMEA; this is encoded by the coding sequence ATGCGTGAGGTAGCGGTCGTCGCGTTCGCGCAGACCCGGCACAGCGCGACCGACGAGGGACAGAGCGAGCCCGAGCTGATCCTCCCCTCGCTGGAGGAGGTCCGGCGGAAGACGGGGCTGCGGAAGTACGGCTTCACCTGCTCGGGGTCATGCGACTATCTGGCGGGCGCGCCGTTCTCCTTCGTCTCCGCGCTCGACGCGCTCGGCGCCTGGCCGCCGATCTCCGAGAGCCACGTGGAGATGGACGCCGCCTGGGCGCTGTACGAGGCGTGGGTCAGGCTCCAGCACGGCGACGTCGACTCGGCGCTGGTCTACGGCTTCGGCAAGTCCTCCCAGGGCGACCTGCGGGAGATCATGACGCTCCAGCTCGACCCCTACTACCTGGCCCCGCTCGGCCTCGACCAGGTCTCCTACGCCGCGCTCCAGGCTTCGGCCGTCAAGGCCGACCGCGCCCGGCTGGACGAGATCGTACGGCGCAGCCGCGCCGACGGCCGGGCCAACCCCCACGCCCTCGACCTGCCCGACCCCGCGGGCGAGGACTTCGAGGTGGAGCCGCTGCGGCCGTACGACATCGCCCCGGTCACCGACGGCGCCGCCGCGGTGGTGCTCGCCGCCGGGGACCTGGCCAGAGAGCTGTGCGAGAACCCGGCCTGGATAACCGGCATCGCCCACCGCATAGAACCGCATTACCTGGGCATGAGAGATCTCGCCCGGTCGGCCTCCGCCGCCGAAGCCGCACGAGCGGCGGGGGTCGGCAAGGGTCACGTCGACGTGGCCGAGATCCACACCCAGTTCAGCCATGAGGAGCTCATCCTCCGCCAGGCGCTGGAGCTCGGTGAGGACACGCTCGTCAATCCCAGTGGCGGACCCCTGGCGGCGAACCCGGTCATGGCCACCGGGCTCATCCGGATCGGCGAGGCCGCCCAGCGCATCCTCGACGGCGGCGCGGCCCGCACCGTCGGGCACGCCGCCGGCGGTCCCTGCCTGCAGCACAACCTCGTCACCGTGATGGAGGCCTGA
- a CDS encoding thiolase domain-containing protein has translation MGNRCAVIGIGQTHYTTKRRDVSIAGLVREAALRALEDAELTWKDIDAVVIGKAPDLFEGVMMPEAYLADALGAAGKPMMRVHTAGSVGGSTALVGASLIQGGVHGRVLVVAFEKQSESNATWALSTHLPFSASLVVGAGGYFAPHIREYIRRSGAPEHIGHLVAVKDRRNALKNPYAHLKIPGIDLRMVESTPMLWEPIRYLDTCPSSDGACAMVLSAEDKVTGAAPAWVLGTAMRSEPIFRAGRDTVNPQGGKDCAADVYRQAGITDPRREIDVAEVYVPFSWYEPMWLENLGFAAEGEGWKLTESGATALEGDIPWNASGGVLSSNPIGASGLIRFAEAALQVRGMAGEHQVDGARRALGHAYGGGAQFFAMWMVGSDRP, from the coding sequence ATGGGTAACCGCTGCGCGGTGATCGGGATCGGCCAGACCCACTACACGACCAAGCGGCGGGACGTCTCCATCGCCGGGCTGGTCCGCGAGGCGGCGCTGCGCGCGCTGGAGGACGCCGAGCTGACCTGGAAGGACATCGACGCCGTCGTCATCGGCAAGGCGCCCGACCTGTTCGAGGGCGTGATGATGCCGGAGGCGTACCTGGCCGACGCGCTCGGCGCCGCCGGGAAGCCGATGATGCGCGTGCACACCGCCGGTTCGGTCGGCGGCTCCACCGCGCTGGTCGGCGCCTCGCTGATCCAGGGCGGCGTGCACGGCCGGGTGCTGGTGGTGGCCTTCGAGAAGCAGTCGGAGTCCAACGCGACCTGGGCGCTGTCGACGCACCTGCCGTTCAGCGCCTCACTGGTGGTCGGCGCGGGCGGTTACTTCGCCCCCCACATCCGCGAGTACATCCGCAGGTCCGGCGCTCCGGAACACATCGGCCACCTGGTGGCGGTCAAGGACCGGCGCAACGCGCTGAAGAACCCCTACGCCCACCTGAAGATCCCCGGGATCGACCTGAGAATGGTCGAGTCGACCCCGATGCTCTGGGAGCCGATCCGCTACCTGGACACCTGCCCGTCCTCCGACGGCGCGTGCGCGATGGTCCTGTCCGCCGAGGACAAGGTCACCGGCGCCGCCCCAGCCTGGGTCCTGGGCACGGCGATGCGCTCCGAGCCGATCTTCCGCGCCGGGCGGGACACCGTGAACCCGCAGGGCGGCAAGGACTGCGCGGCCGACGTGTACCGGCAGGCCGGGATCACCGATCCGCGCCGGGAGATCGACGTGGCCGAGGTGTATGTCCCCTTCTCCTGGTACGAGCCGATGTGGCTGGAGAACCTCGGCTTCGCCGCGGAGGGGGAGGGGTGGAAGCTCACCGAGTCCGGGGCCACGGCGCTGGAGGGCGACATCCCGTGGAACGCCTCCGGCGGGGTGCTGTCGAGCAACCCGATCGGCGCGTCCGGGCTGATCCGGTTCGCCGAGGCGGCGCTCCAGGTCAGGGGGATGGCGGGGGAGCACCAGGTCGACGGGGCCAGGCGGGCCCTGGGGCACGCCTACGGCGGGGGTGCCCAGTTCTTCGCGATGTGGATGGTCGGCAGCGACAGACCCTGA